In the Methylomonas rhizoryzae genome, one interval contains:
- a CDS encoding excalibur calcium-binding domain-containing protein, with amino-acid sequence MVALLAVGGTWGYKQFTGWQHRRELAAQPAIPLTRAPSISISPASFSCDGRTYCSQMTSCAEAKWFINNCPGTKMDGNNDGIPCQEQWCN; translated from the coding sequence ATGGTCGCCTTGCTTGCCGTGGGCGGCACCTGGGGCTACAAGCAGTTCACTGGCTGGCAGCACCGCAGGGAACTTGCCGCGCAACCGGCCATCCCCTTGACGCGCGCGCCATCGATTTCGATATCCCCTGCGAGTTTCAGCTGTGACGGACGAACCTACTGCTCGCAGATGACATCGTGCGCGGAGGCGAAGTGGTTCATAAACAACTGCCCGGGCACGAAGATGGATGGCAACAATGATGGCATTCCCTGCCAAGAGCAATGGTGCAATTAA
- a CDS encoding sensor histidine kinase: MNNERPDPDQLLARVERDQARARRGRLKIFFGAAAGVGKTFAMLLAARERRAENLDVVVGVVETHGRKETKALLEGLEVLPLRKIEYKGTVLQEFDLDAALKRRPAIILVDELAHSNAPGSRHPKRWQDIHELLDAGIDVYSALNVQHLESLNDDIGQISGIRVWETVPDTFFEDADEVELVDLPPDELLLRLKEGKVYLPQQAQEAIHHFFRKGNLIALRELSLRQTANRVDAQMLDYREDNAIREVWQVGDRILVCIGPNELAERLVRAGKRLANSLRAEWIVAYVETPQLQRMPAEKRDGVLRILRLAEQLGAETVTLSAPEMSTALIRFSRERNISKIVIGKPSRRGWRRWILGSVVDALISRAHNINIYLLGSPQTRERGDSQPELSLFRKSSLPGLKQRIPSKTKRRYAGYFWAVAVTVLSTILGRLMIGRLELANLVMVYLLGVVFIATRFGRGPSILASVLSVACFDFLFVQPFYSLSVSDSQYLITLLALLVVGIVISSLTANVRSQAKVAAHRERRAAALYSMSKELSSSQSEEEVMRVAVKHLYSEFSSRNVILFPNSQGRMVFPNKQALAESLLGADLSVAQWVFDHNEIAGQGTNTLPGASAVYFPIHNEDKVLGVLALLPVNLRRVFLPEQQKLLETFLRQIGQAVARIRFSEQARSTLMQMEAERLRNSLLSAISHDLRTPLATIIGSASAIVQNEEKLRPADRIELGQGIVDEAERMSNLVNSILDMAKLETGLLELNKQWYPLEEIIGTALTQLHGQLAGRPVRVKLPEGIPMVLADAVMIEQVLINLLENAVRYTPVGSALEIVAEIGETSAEIAVLDHGPGIPKGQEERLFEKFYQARHESAQSGVGLGLAICRAIVEIHGGRIVARNRAEGGAAFSFTLPLDQAPPSVEAEE; encoded by the coding sequence ATGAACAACGAACGTCCAGACCCCGATCAATTACTCGCCCGAGTCGAGCGCGATCAAGCCAGAGCCCGGCGTGGCCGCTTGAAAATTTTTTTCGGCGCGGCGGCAGGCGTCGGCAAAACCTTTGCGATGCTGTTGGCCGCCAGGGAACGGCGGGCCGAAAATCTGGACGTGGTGGTCGGCGTGGTGGAAACCCACGGCCGCAAGGAAACCAAAGCCCTACTGGAGGGCCTGGAAGTATTGCCTTTGCGTAAAATCGAATACAAAGGCACGGTGCTGCAGGAGTTCGATCTGGATGCGGCGCTGAAGCGGCGCCCGGCCATCATTTTGGTCGATGAGCTGGCGCATTCCAATGCGCCGGGTTCCCGCCATCCCAAACGCTGGCAGGATATTCACGAATTGCTGGATGCCGGTATCGACGTGTATAGCGCCTTGAACGTGCAGCATCTGGAAAGCCTGAACGACGATATTGGTCAGATTTCCGGTATTCGGGTTTGGGAAACCGTGCCGGACACGTTTTTCGAAGATGCCGACGAAGTGGAACTGGTGGATTTGCCGCCGGACGAATTGCTGCTGCGCCTTAAGGAAGGCAAGGTGTACCTGCCGCAGCAGGCCCAGGAGGCCATCCATCATTTCTTCCGCAAAGGCAATTTGATTGCCTTGCGGGAATTGTCGTTGCGGCAAACGGCCAATCGCGTGGACGCGCAAATGCTGGATTACCGCGAAGACAACGCCATCCGCGAGGTTTGGCAGGTCGGCGACCGTATCCTGGTGTGTATAGGTCCTAACGAATTAGCCGAGCGCCTGGTACGGGCCGGCAAGCGTTTGGCCAACAGCCTGCGCGCCGAATGGATAGTCGCTTATGTGGAAACCCCGCAATTGCAACGGATGCCGGCCGAAAAGCGCGACGGCGTGCTGCGCATCCTGCGCCTGGCCGAGCAACTCGGCGCGGAAACCGTGACCCTTAGTGCGCCGGAGATGAGCACGGCCTTGATTCGCTTTTCCCGCGAACGCAATATCAGCAAGATCGTGATCGGTAAACCCAGTCGGCGCGGTTGGCGGCGTTGGATATTGGGATCGGTGGTGGATGCCTTGATCAGCCGTGCCCACAATATCAATATTTACTTGCTGGGCAGCCCGCAAACACGGGAGCGCGGTGACAGCCAGCCGGAACTGTCGCTATTTAGAAAAAGCTCTTTGCCGGGTTTGAAACAACGTATCCCTTCCAAGACCAAGCGGCGCTATGCGGGTTATTTTTGGGCCGTTGCGGTTACGGTGTTGAGCACGATACTCGGCCGTTTGATGATAGGCCGCCTGGAGTTGGCCAATTTGGTCATGGTTTACTTGTTGGGCGTGGTGTTCATCGCCACCCGGTTCGGACGCGGGCCGTCCATTTTGGCTTCCGTGCTGAGCGTCGCTTGTTTCGATTTTTTATTCGTGCAGCCTTTTTACAGTTTGTCCGTTTCGGATAGCCAATATCTCATTACCTTGCTGGCCTTATTGGTGGTCGGAATCGTGATTAGCAGCTTGACCGCCAACGTGCGTTCGCAGGCTAAAGTGGCCGCGCATCGAGAACGCCGGGCCGCGGCGCTGTACTCCATGAGCAAGGAGCTCAGCAGCAGTCAATCGGAAGAGGAGGTGATGCGGGTTGCCGTCAAGCATCTCTATTCGGAATTCAGCAGCCGCAACGTGATATTGTTTCCCAATAGCCAGGGGCGCATGGTGTTTCCGAACAAGCAAGCCCTTGCCGAATCGTTGCTGGGCGCCGATTTGAGCGTGGCGCAATGGGTTTTCGACCACAATGAAATCGCCGGTCAAGGTACCAATACGTTGCCGGGTGCTTCGGCCGTCTATTTCCCTATCCATAATGAAGATAAGGTGTTGGGTGTGTTAGCGTTATTGCCGGTCAATCTGCGTCGGGTATTTTTGCCGGAACAACAAAAACTGTTGGAAACCTTTTTACGTCAGATCGGCCAGGCTGTTGCCAGAATCCGCTTTTCCGAACAGGCCCGCTCGACCTTAATGCAAATGGAAGCCGAGCGCTTGCGCAATTCGCTGCTGAGCGCGATTTCTCACGATTTGCGCACGCCACTGGCCACCATTATCGGCTCGGCCAGCGCCATCGTCCAAAATGAGGAGAAATTACGGCCCGCAGACCGAATCGAACTGGGACAGGGCATTGTCGACGAGGCCGAACGGATGTCCAATCTGGTCAATAGCATTCTGGACATGGCCAAATTGGAGACCGGGTTACTGGAATTGAATAAACAATGGTATCCGCTGGAAGAAATCATTGGCACCGCGCTGACCCAATTGCATGGTCAATTGGCCGGCCGGCCGGTCAGGGTCAAACTGCCGGAAGGCATTCCGATGGTGTTGGCCGATGCGGTGATGATAGAGCAGGTGTTGATCAATCTGTTGGAAAACGCGGTGCGCTATACGCCCGTCGGGAGCGCTTTGGAGATTGTCGCCGAGATTGGCGAAACTTCGGCCGAGATTGCCGTGCTGGATCATGGTCCCGGTATTCCCAAAGGCCAGGAAGAACGGTTGTTCGAGAAATTTTATCAGGCACGCCATGAAAGCGCGCAAAGCGGGGTCGGGTTGGGACTGGCCATTTGCCGAGCCATCGTCGAAATTCACGGTGGCCGAATTGTTGCCCGCAACCGGGCGGAAGGCGGGGCGGCCTTTAGTTTCACCCTGCCGTTGGATCAAGCGCCTCCCAGCGTGGAAGCCGAGGAATAA